The region TGGCGCCGGCGAAAATCTCCGAAGCCGAGGCGGACAAGCGGTTGACCAGCAATGCCATCGGGCCTTTGTAGAACGCGCCCGGGTTCTCATCTTCCAGCACATCGACGCGGCCATCGGCGTTACGCACGAGTACGGTCGGGCCTTTGTCGATGAACAGACTGGTCAGCTCGGTGGCTTCCTGCAAGGAGCCGCCGCCGTTGTTGCGCAGGTCGATGACCACGCCGTCGACTTTGTCTTTCTGCAACTCGGTCAGCAGTTTCTTGACGTCGCGAGTGGTGCTCTTGTAGTCCGGATCGCCAGCGCGGAACGCTTTGAAGTCCAGGTAGAAGGCCGGAATCTCGATGACGCCGAGCTTGTAGTCCTTGCCGTCCTGTTTCAGGTTGAGGATCGACTTCTTAACGGCCTGATCTTCAAGCTTCACGGCTTCACGAGTGATCGACACGATCTTGCTGGTCTGGTCGCTCGGCGCATTGCTGGCCGGAATCACTTCCAGACGCACCACGGTGCCTTTTGGCCCACGGATCAGCTTGACCACTTCGTCCAGGCGCCAGCCGACCACGTCGACCATCTCTTTGTTGGCCTGGGCCACGCCGATGATCTTGTCGGCCGGTGCAACCTGCTTGGTCTTGTCGGCCGGGCCTGCCGGCACCAGACGCACGACTTTCACCTGGTCGTTATCGCTCTGCAACACGGCGCCGATGCCTTCGAGGGACAGGCTCATGTTGATGTCGAAGTTCTCCGCGTTATCCGGCGACAGATAGTTGGTGTGCGGGTCGTAGGACATGGCGAAGGTGTTGATGTACGCCTGGAAGATATCTTCCGGACGGGTCTGGTCCAGACGCGACAACTGGTTCTTGTAGCGCTTGGTCAGGGTTTCCTGGATTTGCTTGGAATCCTTGCCGGAGATCTTCATCCGCAGGACTTCGTCCTTGACGCGTTTGCGCCACAGGTCGTCCAGCTCTGCGGTGGACTTGAGCCAAGGGGCATCCTTGCGATCGATCAGCAAGTTTTCCTTGGTGGTGAAGTCGATCTTGTCGACGCCCTTGTTCAGCTCTGCAAGGGCGAAGTCCAGACGCGATTTGACTCGATCCAGGTAGCGCTTGTAGATGGTGAACCCGGCGTTCAGGTCGCCGCTTTTGAGGAAGTCGTCAAACTGGGTTTTCCACTTGTCGAATTCGGCAATGTCGCTGGCCATGAAGTAGCTGCGCGACGGATCCAGCAGCTTGAGGTAGCTGTCGTAGATGATCACCGAGCGCGCATCGTCGAGCGGCGGCTTGCTGTAGTGATTGCGCTTGAGCAACTCGACGACGTTCAGACTGGCGATTACTTCGTCACGATCAGGCTGAAGGTTGTCCCAGCTATTGGCTGCAAACGTATTGCTCGACACCGGCAAAAGGCCAATACCAATAAATAGGGCGAGGGCGGTGCTGGGGAACAGATGCTTCATGCTGATTCGACGCGGGGACAATTGATCACGCATATTAGGCCGTCTTTGAAGTCGCCGGTCCGTGAAGAGCCGGTCGCATAATGCAAGAAAGCCCGGCGCTACAGCTACGGGCTCAGTCCAGACTCACTATGGAGGCACTGTGAAAGCATTGCAAGGCGTTGAAGGTCGAGTGGAGTGGCTTGAAGAGCCGAGTCCTACGTGTGATGTAGGACAAGTTCGCATTCGAGTGGCGGCAGCGGGGCTCAATAGGGCCGATTTATTACAAAAAGCTGGCCTTTATCCACCACCGCCTGGGGCCAGCCAGGTGCTGGGTCTTGAGTGTTCCGGGGTGATCAGCGAGGTCGGTCCGGGCTCGTCCTGGCAGGTGGGAGACCGGGTCTGCGCCTTGCTGGCCGGGGGCGGGATGGCCGAAGAGGTAGTTGTCGACGGACGGCATGTGCTGCCGGTGCCTGAAGGTTTGTCGTTGGCCGAGGCGGCCGCGTTGCCGGAGGTGTACGCCACTGTTTGGTTAAATTTGTTTCATCTTGCCGGGCTCAAACCGGGTGAGAAAGTTCTGCTGCACGCCGGAGCAAGTGGAATCGGTTCAGCTGCCATTCAGTTGTGCAAGGCCTTTGGCAACCCGTGCTGGGTGAGCGTCGGTTCTAACGAACGCTTGGCTTATTGCGAAGCGCTGGGGGCGCAGGGTGGCGTTGTGCGCACCGGGGATCTGGACAGCCTGAATGATCTGGGGCCGTTCGATGTGATCCTGGATCCGGTGGGCGGCAATTACGCGGCACTGAACCTCAAGCTGACCGCGCTCGATGGTCGATGGGTGCTGATCGGTTTGATGGGTGGTCGCGAGGCGAAACTGGACTTGGCGCAGGTATTGGGCAAACGCGTGCAGTTATTGGGTTCGACGTTGCGCAGCCGTAGTGATCAGTTCAAGGCGGATTTGTTCAGTGATCTGAGCCAGCATGTGTGGCCGCTGTTTGCTGAAGGGCGGTTGAGCCCGCAGTTGGCCAAGACCTTCCCGATCAAGGATGCCGAAGCGGCGTTTGCGGAGTTGGCGAGCAATAAGGTGTCCGGGAAATTGGTGCTGGTGATCGACGACAGCCTGACCTGATCCATGTGGGAGCGGGCTTGCTCGCGAAGGCGGTGTGTCAGTCACACATGTGTTGAATGTGAATCCGCTTTCGCGAGCAAGCCCGCTCCCACAGGGGATCCGGGTTACTTCCAGATATGGATCGGCCAGTTGGCCTTTTGCGCGTGCTCCAGTAAAACCGGGTCCGGGTTGACCACGTGCGGGAAATCCACCTTCAGCAGCAACGGCAAGTCATTGCGCGAGTCCGAGTAGAAACTCGCGCCTTCAAGGTTCTCCTCTTCAGCATCCAGCCATTCCAGCAACCGGGCGATCTTGCCTTCGCGGTAGGTCAGGGTGCCGACCGTATGGCCGCTATATACGCCATGCGCGACTTCCAGTTCGATGCCGAGAATCTCGTCGATCCCCAGGCGATCAGCAATCGGTCGGACCAAGTGCGTGCCCGAGGCCGAGATCACCAGGATCCGGTCACCGGCCTTGCGGTGGGCGGCGATGGCTTTGGTCGCATCGCTGAAGATAATCGGTTCGATGAAGTCTTCCACCCACGGGCCGACCAAGTGGTCGACCTCGTCCGGCGTGCGGCCGATCATCGGCTCCAGGCTGAAGGTCATGTAGTCCTCCATCCGCAGTTTGCCGTGGCTGTAGGCGTCCATCAGTTCGTTGTTCTGCCGCATGAACGATTCAGGATCGACCCAGCCCAGCCGGCCCATCTGTTCGCTCCAGAGGGTGGCGCAGTCGCCGTGGATCAGGGTTTCGTCCAGATCAAAAATTGCCAGGGCCATCAGTGCAGTTCTCTCTTCAACATCAGCAAAGGCATCAGGCTACCTCACACAGGGCCGTTGGATCGATGGAAAGTGCCAGGCGCTGACCATCGGGATGCAGATCGGCCGCCGAGCGGTTCAGCACATCCACCACCAATTCCACGCCACGGGCTTCAACCCGATAGCGAATCACGTTGCCCAGCAAGCTGTGGCTGCGGACCTGCGCATCGAGCTCGCCGTTGAGGCTCAGTTCGATGGCTTCCGGGCGAATCGCGATGCGCCCGCTGATCGGCCGTTGCAGCAGTTTCGTCGCGCTGTCGGCATCCAGCAGGTTGTAGTTGCCGATGAAGCCGGCGGCAAAGACATCGATTGGCGCGGTGTAAAGGGTTTCGGCATCGCCGCTTTGTACGATCTTTCCCTGATTCATCAGGAAAATCCGGTCAGACATGGTCAGGGCTTCTTCCTGGTCATGTGTGACGAAGATCGTGGTCAGGCCGAGTTCGCGCTGGATTGCGCGGATCTGTTCGCGCAAGTGCTTGCGAATCCGCGCATCCAGGGCCGACAACGGTTCATCCAGCAGCAACAGCCGCGGCCGGGTGACCAGCGAACGGGCCAGCGCAACCCGCTGGCATTGGCCGCCGGACAGTTGATGCGGATAGCGGGCGGCGAAGTCGTTCAGCTCCACCAGTTTCAGCACTTCGGTAACGCGCCTGTGACTGTCGTCAGCGTTGACCTTTTGCATGCGCAAACCGAAGGCGACGTTCTGTTCCACGGTCATGTTCGGGAACAGTGCATAGCTTCTGGAACACCATGCCGATCCCGCGTTTCTGCGGACTCAATGGCACGATGTCGACGCCATCGAGCAGGATCTTGCCGCCATCCACCGAGGTCAGCCCGGCGATGCAGCGCAGCAGCGTGGACTTGCCGCAACCGGACGGGCCGAGGAGGGTGACGAATTCACCCTTCTGAATTTCAGTGTTGATGTCGCTGAACACCGTGGTGCCGGCGTAGTTTTTCTGTAGGTGTTGGACGCTGACATAGCTCATTCGCTTTTGTCCTTGTTCAAGATATTGGCCGCCCAGGTCAGAACCAGCACGAAGAAGAAGTAGGAAATCACCAGCGCACTGGTGAAGTGGCCGCTGCTGTTGCGCATGTTGTTGAGGTAGACCTGCAGGGTTTCGTAGCGGGTGCCGACGAGGATGTTGGCGAACACGAACTCACCGAACAGGAACGAGAACGACAGCAGCAGCGCCACCATCAAACCTTTGCGCAGGTTCGGCAGCACCACCAGGAACGCCGCTTGCCAGGTGCTGGCACCGAGCAGTTGGGCGGCGTCCATCAGGTCGCGCAGGTTGATCGCTTGCAGGTTGTTGGTGATCGCCCGGTACATGAACGGCAGCGCCACGGTGAAGTAGCAACCGATCAGAATCCACGGCGTACCGACCATTGCAAACGGCCCGGAGCCATAGAGCTGCAGCAGCCCAACCGACGACACCACCGGCGGCACCGCAAAGGGCAGCAGGATCAGGATGTTCATCAGCGCATCCAGTTTTGGGAAGTGGTAATGGACCACAAACAGCAGCGGCAGAATCAGCACCACCGACAGGATCAGCGAGCCGACACACACCAGCAGCGACTGGCCAAACGCGTCGAGAAACCGCGGATCACTCCACAGCTGGATGTACCACTTGAAGGTAAAACCGCTGGGCAGAATGGTCGCCGACCAACTGCTGGCAATCGAGTAAATCAAGGTGCCGGCTAGCGGTAGTAACAGAATGGCAAACAGCAAATACACCACGACCCGGTGATAGACACCGACCGGGCCTAATTCAGCGCGAGACATGGTAGCTCCTCTTCAACAGCAGCTGATGCACGATGGTCACCAGGGTCATCAACGCCACCAGCACCACGGCCAGGGCACTGGCCATGTTCGGGTCCAGGGAAATATCGCCGGAGACCATCGCCGCGATGCGGATCGGCAGCACGTTGAAGTTGCCGGTGGTCAGGGCATACACCGTGGCGTAGGCGCCGAGGGCGTTGGCCAGCAGGATCACGAAGGTGCCGAGCAGCGCCGGGGTCAGCACCGGCAAACCGATGTGGCGCCAGAACTGCCAGCCACTGGCGCCCAGCAGTTCGGCGGACTCACGCCAGTCTTCGCGCAATGCGTCGAAGGCCGGATAGAGCAGCAGCACGCCCAGGGGAATCTGGAAGTAGGTGTAGAGAATGATCAGTCCGGTTTTCGAGTACAGGTTGAAGTCCTGAATGACCCCGGCCTGCTTGAGCATGATGGTGAAACTGCCGTTGAAGCCCAGCAGAATGATGAAGGCGAAGGCCAATGGCACGCCGGCAAAGTTGCTGGTCATGTTGGCGAAGGCGTTGACGAAGTTGCGCAGTTTCGAGTCGACCCGGCGCAGCGAGTAGGCGCCGAGCACCGCGATGATGATCCCGAACACGCTGGACCAGAAACTGATCTCCAGGCTGTACTGGATCGCCTGCAAATAGAACTTCGAATTGAAGATCTTGGTGAAGTTTTCGATGCCCCAACCGAACTCTTCCGATTGCACGCTGTTGATCATCACCCAGCACAGCGGGGCGATCTCGAACACGATAAAGAAAATCGCGAAGGGCACCAGGCATAAGGCTGCCAGCCATTTACCACGGGTCATGGCGTTCACTTGAGCAGCTCCCGGCACACAGGTTTGTCGTGGGCCACGCCCAGCAGTTCGCAGACGGTGCCGCAGATTTCCGTCTGTTTCGGTGCGGCGCCGGCGTTGAAACTGAAGGCGTCGCCGAGGACGAACAGCGGCACTTCGCGTTCCTCTGGCAACAGGCCGTTATGGGAGCGGTCGTTGTTCATGCCGTGGTCGGCGGTCACCAGCACCTGGTAACCGGCGTCGAGCCAGGTTTGCAGGTAGTCGGCCAGGATGATGTCGGCCGAGCGGGCGCTGTTGCGGTATTGCGGGGTGTCGAGGCCGTGCTTGTGCCCGGCGTCGTCGATATTCATGGGGTGTATCAGTAGAAAGTTCGGTGCATGACGCAGGCGCAGGTTTTCCGCGTCGGCGAACAGGTGCGAGTCAGGGTAGTGATCGCTCCAGTAGAAATGCCCGTGCTGGATCGGCAGTTCCGGGTTGTCGGTGTGACGGTCCCGAGCGGCCACGAACGGCGAACGGTTGTACAGCTCGCTGATCCAGTGATAGGCCGCTGCTGCGGTGACGAGGCCGGCGTCGCGGGCGTAGTGATAGATGCTGCGCTGGTTGGACAGGCGCGAGACGTTGTTGTGGACGATGCCGCTGTCGATCGGCGCAACGCCGGTCAGGATGCATTCATACAGCGGTCGGGACAGGGCCGGCAGTTCGCACTCCAGTTTGTAGAGCGCTGCGCGTCCTGCGCCGACGTAAGCCTGCAGGTGCCCCATGGCGTGGCGCGCGACCTCGTAGTTGAGGCCGTCGAGCACGACAAGGATGACGTTGTGCTTCATAGGGGCGATGACTCCGCAAAACAGGTAATTCGAAAAGCTCAGGTTTTACTCGGTCCAGTGTGGGAGCGGGCTTGCTCGCGAAGACGGTGTGTCAGTCAACACATGTGTTGAATGTGAAACCGTCTTCGCGAGCAAGCCCGCTCCCACATTAGATCCCCAGTGTTTGGGCTACCGCGTTATTGCATATTGATAATGACTTCTTCCTGCCACTTCTGAGGCAGAGCCTTGGAGGTCTTCTCCCATGCGTCGGCGTCTTTGATCGGCGTTACTTTTTTGTACTGCTCGTTCGGCAGCAGCTTGGCTTTCACGTCTTCCGGCAGGGTCAGGTGCTCGGCACGGATCGGACGGGCGTTGCCGCGCGCCAGGTTGGTCTGGCCGGCGTCGCTGAAGATGTACTCGCGGGTCAGCTTGGCTGCGTTCGGATGCTTGGCGTATTTGTTGATGATGGTGGTGTAGCCGGAAATCACCGAGCCATCGGACGGGATCAGCACCACGTAGTCATCCGGGTTGGTCATCTTGGCCTTGTAGCTCAGGCCGTTGAAGTCCCAGACCACGCCCACTTCGACTTCACCTTTCTCCATGGTGGCGATGGTCGGGTTAGCCAGCGACAGACGACCTTGCTTGGCGATCTCGGCAAACATCAGCAATGCAGGCTGGATGTTCTTTTCGTCGCCGCCGTTGGCCAATGCTGCGGCCAGGACGCCGTTGGCGGCTTGAGCGGCGGTGCTCACGTCGCCGATGGAGACTTTGTATTTGCCGGTTTTCAGGTCAGCCCAGCTTTTCGGGGCTTCGGAACCGTGCAGCAGTTTTTTGTTCACAATGAAAGCGATGGTGCCGGTGTAGGCCAGGGCCCAGTTGCCGTCCTTGTCTTTCGCCCAGTCCGGGACTTGCGCCCAGGTGGTTGGTTTGTACGGTTGGGTCACGCCTTGTTTGACGGCGATCGGGCCGAAAGCGGCGCCCACGTCGCCGATGTCGGCACTGGCGTTGTCTTTTTCAGCGGCGAACTTGGCCACTTCCTGGGCCGAGCTCATGTCGGTGTCGATGTGTTTCAGGCCATAGGTCTTGGCCAGGTCTTCCCAGGTGCCTTTCCAGTTGGCCCAGTCATCGGGCATGCCGACGCTGTTGACGGCGCCTTCCGCTTTCGCAGCGGCTTCCAAAGTTTTCAAATCCGTATCAGCAGCCATGGCGGCGGTGCACATGGCAATGGTCGAGCCTAACAGTGATGCCAGGAAAAGCTGTTTCATCCGAAGCTCCTTTGGGCGTTTTCAACGCTGCGATTGCGGTTGTGTTGGTCTAGGTCAGCAATACCTGAGCCAATTTAAGGGCAGTGGATGACACTTTCATGTCGGTCGTCGCCCAGCAGGACTTTTATTTGCCCGGAATTGGCGGGTGCCCGGTAAGCGTAGACCATGGGCAAAGGCCCGCTACGCAAGGGACTTGGCCGATGTATTGCAGGGTTTGAAAAGAATTTAAAGATGACCGTTGGGCAGCTGTCATCTCTCAGTCATCTGCACTGCCTAGGCTTGCAGAACGTTCGATAAGCGGGTTTTGCCGCGCGGTTCTGCCCCGAAACAGTGCTGGTCTAGTCCAGATAGGTAACGTTGATGCGTGATGAGGCAACAAAAGCAGTGACAGCCATTGGCCAGGTCCTTCAGGAGCAGCTCGACCACGGCTTGCTGGCGGCTGGCAGCAAGCTGCCGGCCGAGCGCAAGCTCAGTGAGTTGTTCGGGACCACACGGATTACCGTGCGTGAGGCGTTGTTACAGTTGGAAGCGCAGGGCCAGATTTATCGCGAGGAGCGCCGCGGCTGGTTCGTCTCGCCGCCGCGCCTGGCCTACAACTTGATGCAGCGCAGCCACTTTCACGCGATGGTCAGTGCCCAGGGGCGAGTGCCGTCCACCGAGGTGATTTCAGCGCGTTTGCAGCCGGCGTCGGCGGCGGTGTGTGCCTGGTTGCAGTTGCCGGCGTTGTCGAGCGTGATTCAGATTTGCCGTGCGCGGCGCATCGACGGGCGTCTGGTGTTGTATGTGGAGCACTATTTGAATCCACAGTTTTTCCCGGGGATTCTCGAGTTTGATTTGAATCAGTCGATTACCGAGCTGTACGCGCGGCACTACGATTTGCACTACGGGCGGGTGCGGTTCGAGATCGTGCCGACGTCGTTGTCGGTGGATGCGGCGGCGGCGCTAAGGGTGTCGGTGGGGAGTCCGGGGTTGCGGATTGCCCGGGTCAATTATGATCAGCATGAGCGGCTGATCGACTGTGATCTGGAGTTTTGGCGCCATGATGCGATTCATGTGGGTGTCGAT is a window of Pseudomonas sp. 10S4 DNA encoding:
- a CDS encoding carboxy terminal-processing peptidase, with product MKHLFPSTALALFIGIGLLPVSSNTFAANSWDNLQPDRDEVIASLNVVELLKRNHYSKPPLDDARSVIIYDSYLKLLDPSRSYFMASDIAEFDKWKTQFDDFLKSGDLNAGFTIYKRYLDRVKSRLDFALAELNKGVDKIDFTTKENLLIDRKDAPWLKSTAELDDLWRKRVKDEVLRMKISGKDSKQIQETLTKRYKNQLSRLDQTRPEDIFQAYINTFAMSYDPHTNYLSPDNAENFDINMSLSLEGIGAVLQSDNDQVKVVRLVPAGPADKTKQVAPADKIIGVAQANKEMVDVVGWRLDEVVKLIRGPKGTVVRLEVIPASNAPSDQTSKIVSITREAVKLEDQAVKKSILNLKQDGKDYKLGVIEIPAFYLDFKAFRAGDPDYKSTTRDVKKLLTELQKDKVDGVVIDLRNNGGGSLQEATELTSLFIDKGPTVLVRNADGRVDVLEDENPGAFYKGPMALLVNRLSASASEIFAGAMQDYHRALIIGGQTFGKGTVQTIQPLNHGELKLTLAKFYRVSGQSTQHQGVLPDVDFPSIIDTKEIGESALPEAMPWDTIKAAIKPAVDPFKPYIAELKSEHDVRSAKDAEFVFIRDKLALAQKLMEEKTVSLNEADRRAQHTDIEAKQLVMENIRRKAKGEEPLKELKKEDEDAIAAEPDKIKPEDDAYLSETGRVLLDYLKLSNQVAKH
- a CDS encoding zinc-binding dehydrogenase, which codes for MKALQGVEGRVEWLEEPSPTCDVGQVRIRVAAAGLNRADLLQKAGLYPPPPGASQVLGLECSGVISEVGPGSSWQVGDRVCALLAGGGMAEEVVVDGRHVLPVPEGLSLAEAAALPEVYATVWLNLFHLAGLKPGEKVLLHAGASGIGSAAIQLCKAFGNPCWVSVGSNERLAYCEALGAQGGVVRTGDLDSLNDLGPFDVILDPVGGNYAALNLKLTALDGRWVLIGLMGGREAKLDLAQVLGKRVQLLGSTLRSRSDQFKADLFSDLSQHVWPLFAEGRLSPQLAKTFPIKDAEAAFAELASNKVSGKLVLVIDDSLT
- a CDS encoding HAD family hydrolase; this encodes MALAIFDLDETLIHGDCATLWSEQMGRLGWVDPESFMRQNNELMDAYSHGKLRMEDYMTFSLEPMIGRTPDEVDHLVGPWVEDFIEPIIFSDATKAIAAHRKAGDRILVISASGTHLVRPIADRLGIDEILGIELEVAHGVYSGHTVGTLTYREGKIARLLEWLDAEEENLEGASFYSDSRNDLPLLLKVDFPHVVNPDPVLLEHAQKANWPIHIWK
- a CDS encoding ABC transporter permease, with the translated sequence MSRAELGPVGVYHRVVVYLLFAILLLPLAGTLIYSIASSWSATILPSGFTFKWYIQLWSDPRFLDAFGQSLLVCVGSLILSVVLILPLLFVVHYHFPKLDALMNILILLPFAVPPVVSSVGLLQLYGSGPFAMVGTPWILIGCYFTVALPFMYRAITNNLQAINLRDLMDAAQLLGASTWQAAFLVVLPNLRKGLMVALLLSFSFLFGEFVFANILVGTRYETLQVYLNNMRNSSGHFTSALVISYFFFVLVLTWAANILNKDKSE
- a CDS encoding ABC transporter permease, with the protein product MTRGKWLAALCLVPFAIFFIVFEIAPLCWVMINSVQSEEFGWGIENFTKIFNSKFYLQAIQYSLEISFWSSVFGIIIAVLGAYSLRRVDSKLRNFVNAFANMTSNFAGVPLAFAFIILLGFNGSFTIMLKQAGVIQDFNLYSKTGLIILYTYFQIPLGVLLLYPAFDALREDWRESAELLGASGWQFWRHIGLPVLTPALLGTFVILLANALGAYATVYALTTGNFNVLPIRIAAMVSGDISLDPNMASALAVVLVALMTLVTIVHQLLLKRSYHVSR
- a CDS encoding alkaline phosphatase family protein encodes the protein MKHNVILVVLDGLNYEVARHAMGHLQAYVGAGRAALYKLECELPALSRPLYECILTGVAPIDSGIVHNNVSRLSNQRSIYHYARDAGLVTAAAAYHWISELYNRSPFVAARDRHTDNPELPIQHGHFYWSDHYPDSHLFADAENLRLRHAPNFLLIHPMNIDDAGHKHGLDTPQYRNSARSADIILADYLQTWLDAGYQVLVTADHGMNNDRSHNGLLPEEREVPLFVLGDAFSFNAGAAPKQTEICGTVCELLGVAHDKPVCRELLK
- a CDS encoding ABC transporter substrate-binding protein yields the protein MKQLFLASLLGSTIAMCTAAMAADTDLKTLEAAAKAEGAVNSVGMPDDWANWKGTWEDLAKTYGLKHIDTDMSSAQEVAKFAAEKDNASADIGDVGAAFGPIAVKQGVTQPYKPTTWAQVPDWAKDKDGNWALAYTGTIAFIVNKKLLHGSEAPKSWADLKTGKYKVSIGDVSTAAQAANGVLAAALANGGDEKNIQPALLMFAEIAKQGRLSLANPTIATMEKGEVEVGVVWDFNGLSYKAKMTNPDDYVVLIPSDGSVISGYTTIINKYAKHPNAAKLTREYIFSDAGQTNLARGNARPIRAEHLTLPEDVKAKLLPNEQYKKVTPIKDADAWEKTSKALPQKWQEEVIINMQ
- a CDS encoding UTRA domain-containing protein, which produces MRDEATKAVTAIGQVLQEQLDHGLLAAGSKLPAERKLSELFGTTRITVREALLQLEAQGQIYREERRGWFVSPPRLAYNLMQRSHFHAMVSAQGRVPSTEVISARLQPASAAVCAWLQLPALSSVIQICRARRIDGRLVLYVEHYLNPQFFPGILEFDLNQSITELYARHYDLHYGRVRFEIVPTSLSVDAAAALRVSVGSPGLRIARVNYDQHERLIDCDLEFWRHDAIHVGVDVV